A genome region from Sphingorhabdus sp. SMR4y includes the following:
- a CDS encoding class I adenylate-forming enzyme family protein, with protein MATSELDLVIDKTLEALTQPGQLLELDTINKYGVDMPIFKNAPQNVSDYFAYFCNEHADKEFLVDGDIRLTFGDTYKAARVLAGGLVEGYGVQKGDRIGIAARNSANWVILDMAITMAGGVSTKLNGWWQGDELADGIEDVGCSYVFADYQRAQRLVESRRDHGAELLIFEHDKPPLEGLKIVLEKGGGAETPLPQMAPEDNATILFTSGSTGRSKGAYAEHRSVVQGAMSFVGTVLVLVHIMEKQGKMPEGQPTAMVCVPLFHVTASVPLVLVSYAIGRKLVFLNKWDAEEAMRLIEKERVTYFVGVPLMSMEIYSHPHFDKYDLSSCVTMAAGGAPRPVEHVRRIKEKMGDGYPVIGYGLTETNGVGCSNQNENYLAKPDSTGRATPPIVDVAILDDDGNKMPQGERGEVCIRTAANFTGYWNNEEATKEAFTDDGYFRTGDIGYLDPEGYLFIVDRKKEIIIRGGENISCQEVEAAVYANPAVAEACIFGVPDERFGEVPALVYHTKDGHSLTDEELMEFLKHQLAPFKLPVHVWQYDEPLPKLGTAKIAKIVLAKKHRDELDATG; from the coding sequence ATGGCCACCTCTGAACTGGACCTGGTGATCGACAAAACGCTGGAAGCGCTGACCCAGCCCGGGCAGTTGCTGGAACTGGACACGATCAACAAATACGGCGTCGACATGCCGATCTTCAAAAACGCGCCACAGAATGTGTCGGACTATTTCGCCTATTTCTGCAATGAGCACGCGGACAAGGAATTTCTGGTCGATGGCGATATTCGCCTGACCTTCGGCGATACCTATAAAGCGGCCCGTGTTTTGGCCGGCGGTCTCGTCGAGGGCTATGGCGTCCAGAAGGGCGACCGGATCGGCATTGCCGCGCGCAATTCGGCCAACTGGGTCATTCTCGACATGGCAATCACCATGGCCGGCGGCGTTTCGACCAAGCTGAACGGCTGGTGGCAAGGCGACGAACTGGCTGACGGCATCGAGGATGTCGGCTGCTCCTATGTTTTTGCCGATTACCAGAGAGCCCAGCGTCTGGTGGAATCCAGGCGCGATCACGGCGCCGAGCTTCTGATCTTCGAACATGACAAGCCGCCGCTCGAAGGCTTGAAAATCGTGCTGGAAAAAGGCGGCGGCGCGGAAACGCCACTGCCGCAGATGGCGCCGGAAGACAATGCGACCATTTTGTTCACCTCCGGCTCGACCGGCCGCTCGAAGGGCGCCTATGCCGAGCATCGCTCGGTGGTACAGGGCGCCATGAGCTTCGTCGGTACCGTGCTGGTACTGGTGCATATCATGGAAAAACAGGGCAAGATGCCCGAGGGACAGCCGACCGCGATGGTCTGTGTGCCGCTGTTCCACGTGACCGCTTCGGTGCCGCTGGTGCTGGTCAGCTACGCGATCGGCCGCAAGCTGGTGTTCCTCAACAAATGGGACGCGGAAGAGGCGATGCGCCTGATCGAGAAAGAGCGCGTGACCTATTTTGTCGGCGTGCCGCTGATGAGCATGGAAATCTATTCCCACCCGCATTTCGACAAATATGATCTCAGCAGCTGTGTCACCATGGCCGCTGGCGGTGCACCGCGTCCGGTCGAACATGTCCGCCGGATCAAGGAGAAGATGGGCGATGGCTATCCGGTGATCGGCTATGGCCTCACCGAAACCAACGGTGTCGGTTGTTCCAACCAGAATGAAAATTATCTTGCCAAGCCGGACAGTACCGGCCGGGCTACGCCGCCGATTGTCGATGTCGCAATCCTCGACGATGATGGCAACAAGATGCCGCAGGGCGAGCGCGGCGAAGTCTGTATCCGCACCGCTGCCAATTTCACCGGCTACTGGAACAACGAGGAAGCAACGAAAGAGGCTTTCACCGACGACGGCTATTTCCGCACCGGAGATATCGGCTATCTCGATCCCGAGGGCTATCTGTTCATTGTCGACCGCAAGAAAGAGATCATCATCCGTGGCGGCGAGAATATCAGCTGCCAGGAAGTGGAAGCGGCGGTCTATGCCAATCCGGCAGTGGCCGAAGCCTGTATTTTCGGCGTGCCTGACGAGCGTTTCGGGGAAGTGCCGGCTCTTGTCTACCACACCAAGGACGGACACAGCCTGACCGACGAAGAGCTGATGGAATTTCTCAAGCACCAGCTCGCACCGTTCAAGCTTCCCGTCCATGTCTGGCAGTATGACGAGCCGCTGCCGAAACTGGGCACCGCGAAAATCGCGAAAATCGTGCTGG
- the lgt gene encoding prolipoprotein diacylglyceryl transferase has product MIDIILANAAQFTQFTELGLSPNALDLGFFQLKWYSLAYLAGILIGYWYLTKLVDQPGSPMARRHADDMIFWATLGIIVGGRLGYVFFYAPEILLEPVRILQVWNGGMSLHGGTLGVVLALWWTARREKLDFLRMCDYIACVIPFGLFFGRLANFVNGELWGRATDVPWAIVFPMGGDVARHPSQLYEAGLEGILYFIILSLLFWKTDARYQPGKLVGTGLLVYGFSRFFVEFFRQPDAQLTWLVEQSGFSMGQWLTVPMILLGAWLVFTAKGRRVRVEPVAGDKSVA; this is encoded by the coding sequence TTGATTGATATTATCTTGGCCAATGCGGCACAGTTTACCCAGTTTACAGAGCTTGGCCTGTCTCCCAATGCGCTCGATCTCGGATTTTTCCAGCTCAAATGGTATTCGCTGGCCTATCTTGCCGGCATATTGATCGGCTACTGGTATTTGACCAAATTGGTCGACCAGCCGGGCTCGCCGATGGCCCGCCGCCATGCCGATGACATGATCTTCTGGGCGACGCTTGGCATCATTGTCGGCGGCCGGCTTGGCTATGTGTTCTTCTACGCTCCGGAAATCCTGCTCGAACCAGTCAGGATCTTGCAGGTCTGGAACGGCGGCATGTCCCTGCACGGCGGCACGCTCGGTGTGGTACTCGCCCTGTGGTGGACCGCACGACGGGAGAAACTCGATTTTCTGCGGATGTGCGACTATATCGCCTGCGTCATTCCCTTCGGCCTGTTCTTCGGCCGACTGGCCAATTTCGTCAACGGCGAGCTTTGGGGGCGGGCTACCGACGTGCCGTGGGCCATTGTCTTCCCGATGGGCGGCGATGTCGCCCGTCATCCCAGCCAGCTTTATGAAGCAGGCCTGGAAGGTATTCTCTATTTCATCATTCTCTCGCTGCTTTTCTGGAAGACCGACGCCCGTTATCAGCCGGGCAAGCTGGTCGGCACCGGCCTGCTGGTATACGGATTCAGCCGCTTCTTCGTCGAATTTTTCCGCCAGCCGGACGCCCAGCTTACCTGGCTGGTCGAGCAATCGGGCTTCAGCATGGGCCAATGGCTGACGGTGCCGATGATATTGCTCGGCGCGTGGCTGGTGTTCACTGCGAAGGGCCGGCGGGTACGCGTCGAACCGGTTGCCGGAGACAAGAGCGTTGCCTGA
- a CDS encoding class I SAM-dependent methyltransferase yields MPDGTKADLPSAAHIIADRIDREGPIPLGDYMAIANDHYYASKDPLGEEGDFVTAPEISQMFGEIIGIWLADLWLRKGSPGPCHYVELGPGRGTLAKDALRSMRKFGCDPSVHFVETSPVLRARQAALHPDATWHEDMASLPEDGPLLVVANEFFDALPIEQFIATSAGWRRQMVARDRSKFVAVPSEDVAEERVSGSMSGFPDGTILERSPVSVKLLGEIASRLTKQGGPLLIIDYGYIRPGTGSTLQAVKDHLPISPFDSPGASDLTAHVDFHTLANIARTRMLKTHGPSEQGQWLKSLGIDQRAEALMAASPKEIDNILAAHQRLTHVDEMGRLFQVMAATSLDWPDPEGFSYGEE; encoded by the coding sequence TTGCCTGACGGCACCAAAGCGGACCTTCCCAGCGCAGCGCATATCATCGCGGACAGGATTGACCGCGAAGGGCCGATCCCGCTCGGCGACTATATGGCGATCGCCAATGACCATTATTATGCCAGCAAGGACCCGCTCGGCGAAGAGGGCGACTTTGTCACGGCTCCGGAAATCAGCCAGATGTTCGGCGAAATCATCGGCATCTGGCTGGCTGATCTGTGGTTGCGCAAGGGATCGCCCGGCCCTTGTCATTATGTCGAACTGGGCCCGGGACGCGGCACTCTGGCGAAAGATGCGCTGCGTTCCATGCGGAAATTCGGCTGCGATCCATCGGTCCATTTTGTCGAGACCAGCCCGGTACTGAGAGCCCGGCAGGCCGCGTTGCACCCCGACGCCACATGGCATGAGGACATGGCCAGCCTGCCGGAAGACGGGCCGTTGCTGGTCGTCGCCAATGAATTTTTCGACGCGCTGCCGATTGAGCAGTTCATTGCGACATCGGCGGGTTGGCGGCGGCAAATGGTCGCGCGGGATCGCAGCAAATTTGTTGCTGTTCCCAGCGAGGACGTCGCCGAGGAACGGGTTTCCGGGAGCATGAGCGGTTTCCCAGATGGCACGATCCTCGAGCGTTCGCCGGTCAGCGTGAAACTGTTGGGCGAAATCGCCAGCCGGCTGACGAAACAGGGCGGGCCCCTGCTGATCATCGATTATGGTTATATACGCCCAGGAACCGGCAGCACCCTGCAGGCCGTGAAGGATCATTTGCCGATAAGCCCGTTCGACAGTCCCGGAGCCTCTGATCTGACCGCCCATGTCGATTTTCACACATTGGCCAATATCGCGCGCACGCGGATGCTGAAAACACACGGGCCCTCTGAACAGGGGCAGTGGCTAAAATCGCTGGGAATAGACCAGCGCGCCGAGGCGCTGATGGCGGCGTCTCCGAAAGAAATCGACAATATTCTGGCTGCCCATCAACGGCTCACCCATGTGGACGAAATGGGCCGGCTGTTTCAGGTGATGGCGGCAACCTCCCTCGACTGGCCGGATCCCGAAGGGTTCAGCTACGGCGAGGAATAA
- a CDS encoding ABC-type transport auxiliary lipoprotein family protein — protein sequence MMSTIWKAVGLLAMTAALSACVSFGGAEPPPSLLTLSPDQRLSAGAVRSGPQTGSLVVALPAAPQKLNTIRVPVQTTGTGIAYLKDAVWVDKPARLFQDLLSETIAANNNRLVLTATEAGGNAQTYITGELIDFGLDGPSLTVTVTYDAVKMVADKPVEKKRFQASEKVFAAEPNPVGEGLNRAANTVATEVAEWVG from the coding sequence ATGATGAGCACAATCTGGAAAGCCGTCGGCCTGCTGGCGATGACTGCCGCGCTGAGCGCTTGCGTCAGCTTCGGTGGCGCTGAACCGCCACCCTCGCTGCTGACGCTGTCGCCGGACCAGAGACTCTCGGCCGGAGCTGTGCGGAGCGGGCCGCAGACCGGATCACTGGTGGTGGCCTTGCCCGCCGCGCCGCAAAAGCTGAACACGATCCGGGTGCCGGTGCAGACCACTGGCACGGGGATTGCCTATCTGAAAGACGCCGTGTGGGTCGACAAGCCGGCCCGGCTGTTTCAGGATCTGCTCAGCGAAACGATCGCTGCCAATAACAACCGGCTGGTGCTCACGGCTACGGAGGCAGGCGGAAATGCGCAAACCTACATTACCGGCGAACTGATTGATTTCGGTCTCGACGGTCCCAGCCTGACCGTGACCGTCACCTATGACGCGGTGAAAATGGTTGCCGACAAGCCGGTTGAGAAAAAGCGCTTTCAGGCCAGTGAAAAAGTCTTTGCCGCCGAGCCCAATCCGGTCGGTGAGGGCTTGAACCGGGCCGCCAACACAGTGGCCACTGAAGTTGCCGAGTGGGTGGGTTAG
- a CDS encoding MlaD family protein, translating to METRSNHILVGVVTLAMLALVAAFLVWIVRFGDGTTKEYDIFFAQSVGGLASGTGVTFAGVPSGQVLKVELWKKDPNFVRVRIAVSEDTPILEGTTATIQSVSFTAPPNIQLDGAKKGAPPITDLGPEGVPVIPTKPGALGELLNSAPLVVERLATLTDRLTLLLSDENQKSITGILANTDKLTGSLAKQAPGLEALMEESRIAIRNAGQTAEKLGLVADNTNAFLTNNGEPVAKNLATTLDSASRSLLALEGVLKNAQPGAERFSKKTLPEIDQLVEDMQALTKSLTNVTDRLDQGGAGSLLSAPALPDYEPEK from the coding sequence ATGGAAACGCGCTCCAACCATATCCTTGTCGGTGTTGTCACTTTGGCGATGCTGGCCCTTGTGGCCGCCTTCCTCGTGTGGATCGTCCGCTTCGGCGACGGGACAACGAAGGAATATGACATCTTCTTTGCCCAGTCTGTCGGCGGACTGGCTTCGGGAACCGGCGTCACCTTCGCCGGTGTGCCCTCCGGACAGGTGCTCAAGGTCGAGCTGTGGAAGAAAGATCCGAATTTTGTGCGCGTCCGTATAGCGGTCAGCGAAGATACGCCGATCCTGGAAGGCACCACGGCCACGATCCAGAGCGTCAGCTTTACCGCACCGCCGAATATTCAGCTTGATGGCGCCAAGAAGGGCGCGCCACCGATTACCGATCTCGGGCCTGAAGGGGTGCCGGTGATCCCGACCAAGCCGGGTGCGCTGGGCGAATTGCTCAACAGCGCGCCTTTGGTGGTCGAGCGACTGGCGACTCTGACCGACCGGCTGACGCTGCTGTTATCGGACGAGAACCAGAAATCGATCACCGGCATCTTGGCCAATACCGACAAGCTGACCGGCAGCCTGGCCAAACAGGCGCCGGGACTGGAGGCGCTGATGGAGGAGTCGCGCATTGCCATCCGCAATGCGGGGCAGACGGCCGAAAAGCTGGGGCTGGTGGCCGACAACACCAACGCTTTCCTCACCAACAATGGCGAGCCTGTAGCAAAAAATCTCGCCACCACGCTGGATTCCGCTTCCAGAAGTCTGCTGGCGCTGGAAGGAGTGCTGAAAAATGCACAGCCTGGAGCGGAGCGTTTCTCGAAAAAGACGTTGCCGGAAATCGATCAGCTGGTTGAAGATATGCAGGCTCTGACCAAGTCCTTGACCAACGTGACCGACCGGCTGGATCAGGGCGGGGCAGGGTCCCTGCTCTCGGCACCGGCGCTGCCGGATTACGAGCCAGAAAAATGA
- a CDS encoding ABC transporter ATP-binding protein, translating to MLDSQTIAYDPDYEGPIVSVHGLRNAFGEQVVHDNLNLDVKRGEIIGVVGGSGTGKSVLMRSIIGLQTPQEGEIKVFGEPILGKSDAETIEIRKRWGVLFQGGALFSTLTVAENVMVPIREFYPDMDREFRREVAKYKVCLSGLSPDAAPKFPSELSGGMRKRAGIARALALDPELLFLDEPTAGLDPIGAAAFDKLTKELQQTLGLTVFLITHDLDTLHAICDRVAVLADQQVIAVGTIDELLALDHPWIQEYFNGPRGRMASAGKQVR from the coding sequence ATGCTCGATTCGCAAACCATCGCCTATGACCCCGATTATGAAGGCCCGATCGTCAGTGTCCACGGCCTGCGCAATGCATTTGGCGAGCAGGTCGTCCACGATAATCTCAATCTCGATGTAAAGCGCGGCGAAATCATCGGCGTGGTTGGCGGCTCGGGTACCGGTAAATCGGTACTGATGCGTTCTATCATTGGCCTGCAGACGCCGCAGGAAGGCGAGATCAAGGTGTTCGGCGAACCGATATTGGGCAAGTCCGACGCCGAGACGATCGAGATTCGCAAGCGATGGGGCGTGCTGTTTCAGGGCGGTGCCCTGTTCTCGACCTTGACCGTGGCGGAAAATGTGATGGTGCCGATCCGTGAATTCTATCCGGACATGGATCGCGAATTCCGGCGTGAGGTGGCCAAATACAAGGTCTGCCTGTCCGGACTGTCGCCCGACGCCGCCCCGAAATTTCCCTCGGAACTGTCGGGCGGAATGCGCAAGCGGGCCGGCATCGCGCGGGCGCTGGCGCTCGATCCGGAATTGCTGTTTCTCGATGAACCGACCGCCGGGCTGGATCCGATCGGCGCGGCCGCGTTCGACAAGCTGACCAAGGAATTGCAACAGACTCTCGGGCTGACGGTCTTTCTGATCACTCATGATCTGGACACGCTGCACGCCATTTGCGACCGGGTTGCCGTACTGGCTGATCAGCAGGTTATCGCGGTCGGTACGATCGACGAACTGTTGGCGCTCGATCATCCCTGGATCCAGGAATATTTCAACGGCCCGCGCGGCCGGATGGCATCCGCCGGAAAGCAGGTGCGGTGA
- a CDS encoding MlaE family ABC transporter permease gives MSIPSDFVEETAEDGAVTLHFSGDLSIASIGDLPERLREYEGEAERLDIAATGYVDTVGAWLIHRTARDWHAEIVGADDDAQRLIAAVATADQPTDIRPEPISPVIRVLGEIGEATTVAFTTMTGLIGFFGAIMIGFLRLVRHPGNIRWNAVIQRFDVVGVRSLGIIGLMSFLIGLVIAQQGAVQLRQFGAEVFTVNLVGRLTLRELGVLMTAIMVAGRSGSAFAAQIGTMKLTEEIDAMRTIGVSPIEALVLPRFIAAIVMLPLLGFYASIVAIIGGGLLSWVELDIPPATFFARIREVVPLTDVYVGLVKAPVFGAIIAVTGCYQGMQVKGNAEDVGKRTTAAVVQAIFLVIVLDAFFAVFFTWIGWD, from the coding sequence ATGTCGATACCGAGCGATTTTGTCGAAGAGACAGCCGAAGATGGTGCGGTTACGCTGCATTTTTCCGGTGACCTGTCGATCGCCAGCATCGGTGATCTGCCCGAACGGCTCCGGGAATATGAAGGCGAGGCGGAGCGGCTGGATATAGCCGCGACCGGCTATGTCGATACCGTCGGCGCATGGCTGATCCATCGCACGGCACGGGACTGGCACGCCGAGATTGTTGGCGCTGACGATGATGCGCAACGGCTGATCGCCGCGGTTGCCACTGCCGACCAGCCGACAGATATCCGGCCGGAACCGATCAGCCCGGTCATCCGGGTGCTCGGCGAAATTGGCGAGGCCACTACCGTAGCCTTCACCACGATGACCGGACTGATCGGCTTTTTCGGCGCGATCATGATCGGATTTCTGCGACTCGTCCGGCATCCCGGCAATATAAGATGGAATGCGGTGATCCAGCGTTTCGACGTTGTCGGTGTTCGCTCGCTCGGGATTATCGGGCTGATGAGTTTCCTTATCGGTCTGGTGATTGCACAACAGGGCGCGGTGCAACTGCGGCAATTTGGTGCGGAAGTGTTCACCGTCAATCTCGTCGGCCGACTGACCTTGCGCGAACTGGGCGTGCTGATGACGGCGATCATGGTTGCAGGCCGCTCGGGGTCCGCCTTTGCCGCGCAAATCGGCACGATGAAGCTGACCGAGGAAATCGACGCGATGCGGACAATCGGGGTGTCACCGATCGAAGCGCTGGTGCTGCCGCGCTTCATCGCGGCCATCGTGATGCTGCCGCTGCTCGGCTTTTACGCCTCGATTGTCGCGATCATTGGCGGCGGCCTGCTCAGCTGGGTCGAGCTGGACATTCCCCCGGCAACCTTTTTTGCCCGCATCCGTGAGGTCGTGCCGCTGACGGACGTCTATGTCGGGCTTGTCAAGGCGCCGGTCTTCGGTGCGATCATCGCGGTCACCGGCTGCTATCAAGGTATGCAGGTCAAGGGCAATGCCGAAGATGTCGGCAAGCGGACCACCGCGGCAGTGGTTCAGGCTATCTTCCTCGTTATCGTGCTCGACGCCTTTTTCGCGGTCTTCTTTACCTGGATCGGATGGGACTGA
- a CDS encoding HAD family hydrolase, protein MHLSAGCYGRRERQYRDGMQTISLYDMDRTITVRGTYTPFLFHMVFALAPWRLVFLPLLPFGFAAYGLKLISRGQLKTFNQQMLLGNAPQLSLLQPHIERFADKVLRSNRHKKAIEQIEADRAEGRKLVLVTASYELYAEAIARRLGFDHLIGTQLEIDGLGRVLPVILGENCYDDAKIGRIESLFKRQGWQRADAHVRAYSDHVSDKAMLEWADEAIATTPTPKLRRLAEQRGWKIVDWR, encoded by the coding sequence GTGCATTTGTCAGCGGGCTGCTATGGACGGCGCGAACGGCAATATCGGGACGGCATGCAGACAATATCGCTTTACGACATGGACCGCACGATCACCGTGCGCGGAACCTACACACCGTTTCTCTTTCACATGGTCTTTGCCCTTGCGCCTTGGCGTCTGGTCTTTCTGCCGCTGCTGCCATTTGGCTTTGCCGCCTACGGGCTCAAGCTGATCAGCCGCGGGCAACTGAAGACGTTCAACCAGCAGATGCTGCTCGGCAACGCGCCGCAACTGTCGCTTCTGCAACCGCATATCGAGCGCTTCGCGGACAAGGTCCTGCGCTCCAACCGGCACAAAAAGGCGATTGAGCAAATCGAAGCGGACCGCGCGGAGGGACGCAAACTGGTGCTGGTAACCGCATCCTATGAACTTTATGCCGAGGCCATCGCCCGGCGCCTCGGCTTTGATCATCTGATCGGCACGCAACTGGAGATCGACGGCCTGGGCCGCGTGCTTCCCGTCATCCTCGGTGAGAATTGCTATGACGACGCCAAGATCGGCCGGATCGAGTCATTGTTCAAGCGACAGGGCTGGCAGCGCGCGGACGCCCATGTCCGGGCCTATTCCGATCATGTCAGCGACAAGGCGATGCTGGAATGGGCCGACGAGGCGATTGCGACAACGCCGACCCCCAAATTGCGCCGTCTGGCGGAGCAGCGCGGCTGGAAAATCGTCGACTGGCGCTGA
- a CDS encoding DUF1993 family protein, with translation MSFTQLLVPTYTQMLKALWGWFEKAQDQMPEAEANALLSARLAPDMFPLSTQIRFACVQAQEAIFRLQGETFPPSLGALVDEGRNAGQQPGSFADAKARIDETIALLEGLSPSALDTDPGAPVAHELPNGMVLDLTVEQYARDWTLGQFYFHLMTAYAILRREGVELGKADYIPHMFPYIRPDTIPAD, from the coding sequence ATGTCATTCACGCAGTTGCTCGTACCAACCTATACTCAAATGCTGAAGGCTCTCTGGGGCTGGTTCGAGAAGGCACAGGATCAAATGCCGGAAGCGGAAGCGAACGCGCTACTGTCCGCGCGCCTCGCGCCCGACATGTTTCCCCTGTCCACCCAAATCCGATTTGCCTGCGTGCAGGCGCAGGAAGCAATATTCCGTCTGCAAGGGGAAACATTTCCTCCTTCGCTAGGCGCGCTTGTCGATGAGGGACGCAACGCGGGACAACAGCCCGGTTCGTTCGCGGATGCAAAGGCGCGGATTGACGAGACCATCGCGTTGCTGGAAGGTCTGAGCCCCAGCGCGCTCGACACGGATCCGGGCGCCCCCGTCGCTCACGAACTTCCCAATGGCATGGTGCTCGATCTTACTGTGGAGCAATATGCCCGCGACTGGACGCTGGGCCAGTTCTATTTTCACCTGATGACCGCTTATGCGATATTGCGCCGAGAAGGGGTAGAACTCGGCAAGGCCGATTATATTCCGCACATGTTTCCCTATATTCGGCCAGACACGATCCCAGCTGACTGA
- a CDS encoding GreA/GreB family elongation factor has protein sequence MSVAFRREGDDEHLEPKFEHPIPVGPNLVTARGLQLIKDRVAELQAKVAALTDDEVALKIAKRDLRYWNTRQSTAELPPVPGGERVEFGIRVTFLLNGKEKTLSIVGDDEADPASALVSFSAPVSRALMGLGKGELADFSGREDAIEILSIEPIPQP, from the coding sequence ATGAGCGTTGCTTTCCGCAGAGAAGGTGATGACGAGCATCTCGAACCCAAGTTCGAACATCCGATTCCCGTCGGTCCCAATCTGGTGACCGCGCGCGGTCTGCAACTGATCAAGGACCGCGTGGCGGAATTACAGGCAAAGGTCGCTGCGCTGACCGACGACGAAGTTGCGCTGAAAATAGCCAAGCGGGACCTGCGCTACTGGAACACCAGGCAATCGACCGCGGAACTGCCGCCGGTGCCAGGCGGGGAGCGGGTCGAATTCGGCATCAGAGTGACTTTCCTGCTCAACGGCAAGGAAAAGACTCTTTCCATCGTCGGCGATGACGAGGCCGATCCGGCCAGCGCGCTGGTCTCCTTTTCCGCGCCGGTCAGCCGCGCACTGATGGGACTCGGAAAAGGAGAGCTTGCTGATTTTTCCGGTCGCGAGGATGCGATTGAAATCCTGTCGATCGAGCCGATTCCGCAGCCCTAG
- a CDS encoding glycerate kinase — translation MHQTTNPDSIKAFLEDLYFQALQPALPVNAMRDVEWPQVPGRTYLLSIGKAASQMTSAILDRLPKNVDGLIVTRQGYVQPGFAPDNLQIVEASHPVPDSVGAEAAQSALQAADGLGADDLLLVLMSGGASALLPAPAEGISLVEKQAVTRALLGCGAPISEMNMVRKHLSAIKGGRLAARAWPAATHMIAISDIPGDDIAMIGSGPTVVDSSTCADTLAIAARYDIILPPLVTEKLASGALETPKADDPKMQRATTELCARPADMCAAAVAAVAAMGYEPIMLGDALEGDALELGCDHAAQALAIKASGRKAALISGGEATVTLRNRNGRGGRCTAYLLALALTLQGEPDICGFAADSDGIDGSEDNAGGYLWPGILDLMGGAGQARELLEQDNSYLAFEKAGALLMTGPSGTNVNDLRVILVG, via the coding sequence GTGCATCAAACAACAAATCCCGATTCAATAAAAGCTTTTTTAGAAGATCTCTATTTCCAGGCGCTGCAACCCGCGTTGCCCGTCAATGCCATGCGCGATGTCGAGTGGCCGCAAGTGCCCGGCCGGACCTATCTGCTGTCGATCGGCAAGGCAGCCAGCCAGATGACATCTGCCATTCTCGATCGCCTGCCGAAAAATGTCGATGGCTTGATCGTCACGCGTCAGGGCTATGTCCAGCCGGGCTTTGCGCCGGACAATCTGCAGATTGTCGAGGCCTCGCATCCGGTCCCCGATTCCGTCGGCGCGGAGGCAGCGCAAAGCGCATTGCAGGCGGCGGATGGGCTTGGCGCAGATGATCTGCTGCTGGTGCTGATGTCGGGCGGTGCCAGCGCGCTGCTCCCCGCGCCGGCAGAGGGCATATCGCTGGTCGAGAAACAGGCCGTCACCCGGGCGCTGCTGGGATGCGGCGCGCCGATCAGCGAAATGAACATGGTCCGCAAACATCTCTCGGCGATCAAGGGAGGAAGGCTGGCGGCGAGAGCCTGGCCAGCGGCGACCCATATGATCGCCATTTCCGATATTCCCGGCGACGATATCGCGATGATCGGCTCGGGTCCTACGGTCGTGGACAGCTCGACCTGCGCCGATACACTGGCGATAGCTGCCAGATATGACATCATATTACCGCCACTGGTGACTGAAAAACTCGCTTCCGGGGCACTGGAAACGCCTAAAGCCGACGACCCGAAAATGCAGCGTGCAACCACCGAACTCTGCGCCCGGCCGGCCGATATGTGCGCGGCAGCGGTCGCAGCGGTCGCGGCCATGGGCTATGAACCGATCATGCTCGGCGACGCACTGGAAGGCGACGCGCTGGAACTCGGGTGCGATCATGCCGCACAGGCGCTGGCGATCAAGGCGAGTGGTCGCAAGGCGGCCCTGATATCCGGCGGCGAGGCGACGGTGACCTTGCGCAATCGAAATGGTCGCGGTGGTCGCTGCACCGCCTATCTGCTGGCCCTTGCCCTGACATTGCAGGGTGAGCCCGATATCTGCGGCTTTGCTGCCGACAGCGACGGCATAGACGGTTCGGAAGACAATGCCGGTGGCTACTTGTGGCCCGGGATATTGGACCTGATGGGCGGGGCAGGGCAGGCGCGAGAATTGCTCGAACAGGACAATAGCTATCTGGCTTTCGAAAAGGCGGGGGCTCTATTGATGACCGGTCCTTCTGGCACCAATGTGAATGACTTGAGAGTGATCCTTGTCGGCTAG